In a genomic window of Branchiostoma floridae strain S238N-H82 chromosome 19, Bfl_VNyyK, whole genome shotgun sequence:
- the LOC118406312 gene encoding LOW QUALITY PROTEIN: NXPE family member 3-like (The sequence of the model RefSeq protein was modified relative to this genomic sequence to represent the inferred CDS: deleted 1 base in 1 codon; substituted 1 base at 1 genomic stop codon), whose protein sequence is MANYWRKWFVGGPTRRWLSLIFLTATFLVLLYFTQYPNWISQLMMKTRWSTAESIDVNPAVIEKPVLNTTKPFSPVLKTTKPFSAAVYKRQLKFSLASESGRQYSVGDTLRIEISAKDSQNNIVTNIGDFFRASILTKHKKRRKKKEGAVGITTDHQNGTYTATFRLLWEGGGHHQNPTGPPTAGYRCYRKNYPKTSNXFVMFRKRYILENNAYIDTKCNVDPAIFKNTSAVCNYSDPHAGAWWYCEKAANISCNTPGYHGTDNGRRNRYKNLKGGKLFRRGNNAMKKSISGSPSKLYVRKGQDPLANRTRCVRGLSTPQISGFYLIGVWNSLVCKNRHFSSQAGWQQCLKGKTLHFMGDSTIRQWWEHLVRILKMKKTHIPWAIHKTGPLLARDPVNNITLNYRSHGPPRNCPFTRTFLLRYVANTIDEIEGGPNDVVGITMWAHFTSYPVEVYRKRMEAVRAAIERLLHRSPETLVVIKSANTGRGNELKSGDWLAHKLDLIMREMFRGMNVVLVDVWEMTNAQTWHRDNTHPAPDIIVQELEFLCSFICPL, encoded by the exons TACCCGAACTGGATCAGCCAACTAATGATGAAAACGCGATGGTCTACGGCAGAGTCTATTGACGTGAATCCGGCTGTAATTGAGAAACCGGTGTTGAACACAACCAAACCGTTTTCTCCGGTGTTAAAAACAACCAAACCGTTCTCTGCTGCGGTCTATAAGAGGCAGCTGAAATTTTCCTTAGCTTCTGAGTCTGGCAGACAATATTCTGTAGGAGATACGTTGCGCATTGAGATCTCTGCCAAAGATTCACAAAATAACATAGTTACAAACATTGGTGATTTCTTTCGAGCTTCCATTCTTACCAAAcataagaaaagaagaaaaaagaaggaaGGCGCAGTCGGTATCACAACGGACCACCAGAACGGTACTTACACGGCGACGTTCCGActgttgtgggagggggggggtcaCCATCAAAATCCAACTGGTCCACCCACGGCAGGCTATCGATGTTATAGAAAGAACTATCCGAAAACATCCAATTGAT TTGTCATGTTCCGAAAACGTTATATATTAGAGAATAATGCCTACATCGACACCAAGTGTAACGTAGACCCTGCCATCTTCAAGAACACCAGTGCAGTTTGTAACTACTCGGACCCGCATGCAGGCGCCTGGTGGTATTGTGAGAAAGCCGCCAACATTTCTTGTAATACACCAGGATACCATGGCACTGACAATGGCAGACGTAACCGGTACAAGAACTTGAAAGGTGGAAAACTGTTTCGCAG GGGCAACAATGCAATGAAGAAGTCGATTTCTGGATCTCCATCTAAACTTTATGTTAGAAAAG GGCAAGATCCTTTGGCCAATCGCACACGGTGTGTCCGGGGACTGTCCACTCCACAGATATCTGGGTTCTATCTGATTGGCGTTTGGAACTCTCTCGTCTGTAAGAACAGACATTTCTCCAGCCAGGCCGGCTGGCAGCAATGTCTGAAGGGGAAAACTCTGCATTTCATGGGCGACTCTACCATACGGCAGTGGTGGGAACATTTGGTCAGaatcttgaaaatgaaaaaaacacatattcCTTGGGCCATACACAAAACTGGGCCATTGCTCGCCCGAGATCCTGTTAATAACATAACGTTAAACTATCGTTCACACGGACCGCCacgtaattgtccttttacTCGGACATTTCTCCTCAGGTACGTCGCTAACACCATCGATGAAATTGAGGGAGGACCGAACGATGTGGTTGGTATCACCATGTGGGCACATTTCACCTCGTACCCTGTGGAGGTCTACAGGAAAAGAATGGAAGCCGTCCGTGCTGCCATAGAACGTTTACTACACAGGAGTCCTGAAACTCTGGTGGTCATTAAGTCGGCAAACACGGGCAGGGGCAATGAGCTGAAATCTGGGGATTGGTTGGCACACAAGCTGGACTTGATAATGAGAGAAATGTTCCGCGGGATGAACGTTGTTCTTGTAGATGTTTGGGAAATGACCAATGCACAGACCTGGCACAGGGACAACACTCACCCAGCGCCTGACATAATTGTacaagaactagagttccttTGTTCTTTTATATGTCCTTTGTGA